The Amycolatopsis sp. DG1A-15b genome contains the following window.
AACTGGTTGCCCGACTTCGCCGACGCGGCCTGCGCGGCGTCCGGGTACACGCGGCCGCCGACGAGCCCGGCGATCACGACGGACCCCGCCGTCCAGCCCATGGTGCCGGACAGGTTCGCGCGGGCGTGCTGCGTCGCGCGGCCGGTGAAGTCGTACAGCGCCGCGGCGCTGACCTCGGGGACGGCGGCGGCGATCACGCAGTAGTTCATCGTCGTGAGCAGCACCTGTTCGGTGAACAGCCCGACGACGGCCGTGGCGGGCCCGATCTGCACGGAGTTCAGCCGGCCACCGGCCCGGTGGATGCGCTCGGCCATCGCGCCGAGGTACTGCTCGGGGGTGAGCACGTGGACATCGTCGCACGCCCGGTGGCCACGGCGGCGTCAGCCAGCGGGTTTCACACATGCTTCGTGGTTGACTGTCCGCGCTATGCGACGACTCGTACTTCTCGCGCCCGCCGTGGCCCTGCTGGCCGGCTGCAGCGCCACCATCGTGACCGGCACCGCGACGCCCAGCCCGCCCTCGGCGTCCCCGGACTCGAGCAACGCCGGCAGCCTGCCCCCGGACCCCCAGCCGGGCGCGACGGAGGATTGCCCGTACCTCGGCAGCGAATTCGTGGCCGAGTCGAACGGCCAGCACGTGTCGAAGGTCCGCGTGTCCGCCGACCAGCCGCACCCGGCGTGCTTTTTCTACCGCCCGGACGGGAAGATCCAGCTCACCGTCCGTGTGTACGTCGGGGACGCGAAAACGGCGACGGCGCTGGTCAACAAAGCGGCGCCGCTCGACTCGTCCAACCCGGCCAGCGACCCTTCCGGCTGGAAGGGGGGCTATTTGTCGACCGACGACGGTGCCGTCTACGCGGTCGCGAAGGGGTCGGCGGCGGTCATCGCGTCCACGAACCAGAAGCAGAGCGTCAAGGCACGCACAGTGGTCAAGAAGGCTATCGCTGCCCTGAAGCTCTAGGTAGCGGCCTCCACACGGGTGAGTGATGTTGATCTTGTATTACCCTGTGCGTCACGCGCAGGCTTCGTGGACTCGCGCACCGCAGCCACCGGGGACCCCCACCCCGGGGCGGGGCACCAACTCTGCAACGACAAAGGACAAGATTCGTGGCTGACACCCTCAAGGAAATCCTGCTCGACTCCGGCCGTCGCCCGGCTGTCGTCTCCGACTTCGAGACCCTCGTCGACGCCGAGGTCTCCGACAAGGGCGGCGTTTCGGGTGCCGTCGTGAAGACCGGCTTCGCCGCGGTCAAGAAGATCAAGCCGGGCATCATCCCCTCGGCCGTCGACACGCTGCTGCCGGACTTCGCCTCCGCGCTCGAGCCGTTCTACGGCGACTACCGCGCCAAGGGCGGCAACGACTTCGGCGCCTACCTGTCCAGCCGTTCGGATGAGGCTTCCGACGCGCTGCTGAGCGTCACCGACTCGCGCGCGGAGAAGAGCAACCGCGACAGCATCAAGAAGGTCTACGGCAAGCTGCGCCCGAACGGCAAGAAGAACGTCGAGGAGGCGCTGCCGCGTCTCGGCCAGCTGATCGACAAGCACGCCGCTGCCGTCTGATCGAACTACGGCACGACTGAGTCACCGCAAGACTGAGTCATCGCAAGACTGAAGAGGCCCCCGGCTGCACCCCCGGGGGCCTCTTCGCGTCTTGTTCAGTTCTTCTTTTCGGCGGGCGCCGCGGACGGCGCCTTGCCGTTCGCCTGCGGGGTCGGCTTCGCCGCTTCGGCGGGCTTCGGCGCAGGCGGGGTGGCCTTCGGGGGCGCCGGGGCGACCGGCGGCTCCTGCTTCGACCGCAGTGCGTAGGCGGCGCCCGCGCCGACCACGACCAGGCCCAGCAGCCACGGCCACTTGCGCCGGCTGCGGGTGCCCTTGGCGGCCGACTTGGCCTCGGACAGAGCGGCGTAGAAGTCCTTCTTCGCCGCCTTGAAGTCCTTCTTGCCGCGGCGCTTCGACTCGCCGGCCGCCTTCGCGGCCTTGATGGCGGCCTTCTTCGCCTTGCGACCCGGCTTGCGCAGCTCGGACAGGCGCGCGAGCGCCTCCTGGCGAGCGGCCTTCGAGCTCTTCTTGAGCTCCTTGCGGGTCAGTTCCGTCTTCTTCGCGAGCTTCTTCTGCGCGCGCCGCCCCTGCTTGACACCCTCGGTGACGAGTTTGTCGGCGGTCTCGACGGCCTGGGCTGTCGCCCGGGACATGGGCTTCACCTCATCATTCGTTTTGACACTGCACTGTTACCCGTAACCTATCGTGCCCCTTTTCTGCGCCGCCCGCCGCAGATGGCACGATGAAGTACGTGAAAGCTACGCTGCACACCAACCAAGGTGACATCCACCTGAACCTGCTCCCCGACCACGCGCCGAAGACGGTCGCGAACTTCGTCGGGCTGGCGGAAGGCACCAAGGAGTACACCCAGCCCAACGCGGCGGGGACGAACTCCGGCCCGTTCTACGACGGGTCGATCTTCCACCGGGTCATCGACGGCTTCATGCTCCAGGGCGGCGACCCGACCGGCACCGGCCGCGGCGGCCCCGGCTACAAGTTCGGCGACGAATTCCACCCCGAGCTGCAGTTCAGCAAGCCGTACCTGCTGGCGATGGCCAACGCGGGGCCCGGCACGAACGGCTCGCAGTTCTTCATCACCGTCGCGCCGACCACGCACCTCAACTTCCGGCACACGATCTTCGGCGAGGTGGCCGACCAGGAGTCGCGCAACGTCGTCGACGCGATCGCGCGGACGTCGACCGGCCCGGCGGACCGCCCGCTGACCGACATCGTCATCGAGAAGGTCACGATCGACCACGAAGGCTGAGCGGACCGGGTTTCGGTAGGTTGGTCGCATCGTGAACCAACCGCCGAACCCCGCCGCCGAACAAGCCGCGCTCCCCGGGTGCTGGTGGCACCCCAACCGCCCGACCGGACTGAGCTGTTCCCGGTGCGGGCGTCCGGCGTGCCCGGACTGCCTCCGCGAAGCCCCCGTCGGCTTCCAGTGCACCGACTGCGTGCACTCCGGCGGCCAGGAGCAGCGCCGTCAGCACCGCGGGTACCAGGAGGCCGGCTTCGGCCAGCGCACCGTCTTCGGCGCGCGGCTGTCCCAGTCGGTGCTCGTCACCCAGGTCATCCTCGCGGTGAACGTCCTGGTCTTCCTGCTCACGGTCGTCCAGGCGGGCAGCCTGAACGACAACGACCTGTCCTCGGCCTTCCAGCACGGCGCCCTCTACGGCGATGCGACCCTCGGCCACGGCGAGTGGTGGCGCATCCTGACCAACGGGTTCCTGCACTACGGACCCATCCACATCGCGGTCAACATGTTCTCGTTGTGGATGATGGGCCGCTCGCTGGAGCAGGTCTGCGGCCGCGGCCGCTACCTGGCGCTCTACTTCGTCTCCATGCTCGGCGCGTCGGCGGCGGTGCTGCTGTTCGGCAACCCCAGCGGGTACCCCGGCACGGCGGGCGCCTCCGGCGCGCTGTTCGGCCTGATGGGCGCCTACGCGGTCACCGTGCTGAAGCTGCGGCTCAACCCCACCGGCCTGATCATCACGCTCGCGCTGAACGCGTTCATCACCTTCGGCATCCCGGGCATCTCGATCTGGGCCCACGCCGGCGGCCTGGTGACCGGGGCACTGGTCACCGTCGCGCTGCTCTACGCCCCGGAGATCGGCCAGGTGCGCTGGCAGGCGATCGGCATCGCGATCGTCACCGTCGCGATCATCGGCCTGATCGTCTACCGGGGCTCGCAGTTCCCGGCCGAGAGCTGCCAGTTCGTCCAGTTCCCGTTCGGCCGGTACTACGTCTGCGCCTAGCTCCGCAGCGTGCTCAGGACGTCCAGGACATCGCGGGGATCCTCGCCGAGGTCGAGCCACCCGAAGACGTACAGCTCGTCTTCGTGCTCGACCTCGAGCGTGACGCCGTCGCGGCCGAGTCGTCTGGTGGTGCGCAGCCGCGTGCGCGTCTGCGCCCACGGCAGCCGGTGCGTGCCGCCCAGCGTCCGGGCCACCAGGCCCTCGGCGTCGGCGGCCAGCCGGGGCCGGACGATCGTGGCGTGGGCGGCGAACGCGCCGACGGCGACGGCCGCGAGGGCGAACAGCACCAGCCCACCGCGGTCGCCGGTCAGCGCGTCGGTCACCACGCCGGCCAGCAGCAACGCGGTGACCGCCCAGGCCGATACCACAACGGCCTGACGAGGCGCCCAGGAGGTGGGGTAGTTATCCACAGGGGTTATCCACACTGGGGATGAGTCACACCGCTGTAATTCGACGTCAAGCCGCTGATCGGAGTAATAATCAGCGCCAGCGCATGGTCATGAGCAGGCCCGCGATCATCAGCGCGAACCCGCCGGCGAAGTTCCAGTTGCCCAGATCGGCCATCCAGGAGATCTTGTCCCCGGCGATGTAGTTCACCAGCAGCCACACCAGGCCGAGCAGCATGAACCCGAACATCGGGATCTTCCAGGCCAGGCCGGTTGGGCCGGCGGCCCGCACCTTCACCGGCGTGCGCCGGTCGGCAGGCGGGGTGTAAGCGGTCTTCTTGCGGACCTTGGACTTGGGCATCGTGTGTTCCTCGCGGTGCTCTTCGGGCTCGTCTGGTGGCGATGTCCCGCTGAGGGTGCGCAACCGGCGCCACGTGCACACGTTAACGTAAACGACCGCAGGAAAGCAGCGGCCAGGAGTGGTCGGATTTCCCGGACCGTGACAAGGGCGTCACCCAGGGTTCGACGCGGGTTGAGAGGAGCTTGCGTGGCTACGCGCGAAGGACCGGAAGACGACCGGCGCAGATACCCCGGACAGCCCATGCCCCCGCGCGAGCCCGTGCCCCCGCGCCAGCCGCCGTCACCGGGCCGACCCGCCACGCCCCCGCGCGGCCAGGTGCCACCCCGAACGCCCCGGCGCGGCCCCCAGGGCCAGCCACCCCGGCGTCCGCAGGGCCCGCCGCCCCGCCGCTACACCGGCCCGACCCCGCCGCCCGGCGCGAACGAAGAGACCGTCATCTTCGCCCCGGTCGGGAAGGGCGGCACGGCGACCGAGGAGAAGCCGGCCCCGGCCGAGCTCGGCAAGGGCGGCGTCGCGATCCGGACGGCCGGCGAAATCCTCATCACGCTGGGCCTGGTCGTGCTCCTGTTCATGGTCTACGAGCTGTACGTGACCGACCTCTTCTCGGCGGGCAAGCAGTCCGAGGCGAGCGACCAGCTCGACGGCGAGTGGGCGCACGACCGCACGCTGCACCCCGAGCTGATCGACGGCAAGGCGTTCGCGCGCATCCACATCCCCACCTTCGGTGTCGACTACAACTTCACCATCCAGGAGGGCACGGACGACGCGGCCCTCGAAGTCGGCCCCGGGCACTACAAGGGCACGGCGCTGCCCGGCGAGCCCGGCAACTTCGCGGTGGCCGGCCACCGCGTCGGCAAGGGCGCCCCGTTCAACGACCTGGACAACCTCTCCTCTTGTGACCAGATCGTGATCGAGACCTCCGCCGACTTCTTCATCTACAAGGTCCTGCCCTACGACGACGAGATGAAGGACTGGGCCGCCGGCAAGGGCGCCGACCCGAAGTGCAAGGGCGTCTCCACCCTGCGTGACCAGAACGCCGAGGACGGCGGCGCCTACAGCGAGACCTTCGGCCGCAAGGTCGTGCTGCCCAGCCAGGGCACCGCGGTGAACCCGGTCCCGTACAAGGCCGCCGAAGTGCTGCCGAAGGCACAGCAGGCCGCGCTGCTCACGCTCACCACCTGCCACCCGCAGTTCTCGGCCAAGGAGCGGCTCATCATCACCTCGGTGCTGACCCAGCAGGTGCCGAAGAGCCAGGTCAAGAACTACGGCGACCTGCTTTCGAAGATCGGGGAGGCCTGATGTACGCCTGGATCTGGCGGAAGCTCCCCGGTCCGTTCGCGGCGAAGCTGACGATCTCGGTCGTGCTGGTGCTCGGCGTGATCGCGCTGCTGATGTTCGTGGTGTTCCCGTGGCTGGAGCCGCGGCTGTGGTTCAACGAGGTCGCGGTCAACTGAGCCGGAACTCGCCGGGCGGGCGGTCCGTTGCCCCTTCCGGGAGAGGGGCCGCCGTGAAAACACGTCAGAAGGACCGGTCCAACCGGCCGCCGGAAGACCCGTGGAACGAGGTCGGGCCGTGGCTGTGGATGGGCGGGCACTTTCGCGCGGGCGCGGAGCCGGTCGTCGTGCGGCGCGAGTTCGACCTCGTGCTGAGCCTCTACGAGCGCGAGGGCCACGGACCGTCGCTGGACATCGAGCACCACTTCGCCGAGATGCCGGACGGGCCGCTGACCGAGGCCCAGCTCGCCGACGTCGAGCGGTTCGCCGGACTGGCGGCCGAGGCGGTCCGCGCGGGCCGGCGGACGCTGGTGCGCTGCCACGCCGGGCTCAACCGGTCCGGCCTCGTCGTCGCGCAGACGCTCGTCGAACTCGGGCTCGGCGTGCCGGCCGCGATCGAGCGGGTCCGGCAACGGCGCTCGCCGTGGGCGTTGAGCAACGAGCTCTTCGTCCAGTACCTCGAGACCGGGCTGCCGACCGCGCGCCTGCTCGCCGGGCTGGACGCTTGAGCCCATAGCGTCCGGACGCGGGAAACGAGCCTCCGGCGCACGCGGGCGACGCCGGTGCGCCGGAGGTGCGGGCTAGCTGTACTGACCCGTGAGGTTGGGGACGCGGCTGGCGGGTGGTGTGCCGCCGAGTGCGGTGTGTCCGCGGCGGTGATTGTAGGTGTGCAACCAGCCCGGTAGGGCGTCACGGCGTTCGGTCTCGGTGTGGTAGGGCCGGTCGTAGGCCCATTCGTCGAGCAGGGTCCGGTTGAACCGCTCGACCTTGCCGTTGGTTTGCGGCCGGTAAGGACGGGTGCGTTTGTGGATGACGCCCGCGTCGCGCAGCGTGTCGCGCCAGAGCCGTGAGCGGTAGCAAGAGCCGTTGAGTTCCTAACGGATGTCAAGCGGCGTGGGTGTCCGTAGGCTGGGTGGTGGACGGGCCGTTCGTCGGAGCGCTGTGCGACTCCTTGTGTCGTCGGTCCGTCCGTTTTTGCTGCTGGGTGGCGCGTCGAGCGGCGCGGAGTTCGGCGGGGACGGTGTAGCGGTCGGTGATGAGGCGACGAGCCTCGACGACGGAGATCGGTGCGTTGTCGATGTCGGTGAGCTGGTAGGTCTCCCCTCGTCTCCAGCAGGCAGCGATGCGGGTGAGCAGCGTCGTGGCGATGTGGCAGAGCGCGGAGTTGTGGTGCTTGCCGGACACGGTCATCAGTCGGTGATACTTCGCGGCGAGGGTGGGGTCGGTGCGGCGGGCGTGCTGCGCGGCCAGGAACAATGCTTCGCGCAGGCAAGCGTCACCGGACTTGGTGGGGCCGCTGTGATGACTGCTCAGGCCGGAAGAATTCAGGCCGGGGACCAGCCCGGCGTAGGAGCGGATAGCGGCCAGCGAGGTGAACCTGCTCGGGTCGCCCAGCCTGCCGAGGATTTGCGCGGCCAGGATGGGACCGACGCCGGGAACTGACTGGACGATGCCTGCAGGGTCGGCCCTGGCCAGCAGTACCTTGATGCGCTCCTCGAGATCCTTGATCTCCTCGGTGAGGTGCAGAGCCAGCCGTGCCTCGATGGCGATGTCGTCTGCCAGGTCGGGGTAATCGAGTTCATCGGCCCACAATGCGAGCGTTTCGTTGGCCGCGGCGAGTAGTCCGTCGGCTTGGGTTTCGCCCCAGGAGCCGCGGGAATGGCGGTGCAGGAATCGGGCAAGGCGGGCCCGACCCAGCCGACGGACCTGGTGTGGGTCGGCGTAGTGGGCCAGAAAACGCAGCGGGGTCTTGTTGGCCAGATCCGCTCCCAGGGCCGCATGCCAGGACGGTCCGAGCAGTTCCAGGAGGGCGTCGAGCCGGGCGAGGACGCTGGTGCGTCGTTTGACCAGGTTGGATCGCAGTTTGACCGCCCGCCGCAGCGATTCTCCCGGACCGAGGCCGGCGGCGGTGTGCAGGCCGTCGGGATGCAGTAACGGCAGTTTGGCAAGAATTTTCGAGTCCAGCCGGTCGGACTTGGTGTGCTTGGCGTAGTAAGACCGCAGGTCAGCCGATTGCTCGGGCGGCACCATCACCACGGTGGCGCCCTGGCGGCGAAACCATGCCGCCAGCGGCACCCACGCGTTGCGCGTCGGCTCCATGATGACCGTGACCGCGGCCGGTTCAACGCCGGCGGGCAGCATGGCCCACAACCGATGCAGGTCCTCCACCGTGGTGCGGAACTTTCGGCCCGACCACGCGAACCGGCCACGTTCATCGGCGAGACTGGCTTGATGTGCGGCCCGGCAGGCCACGTCGATTCCCAACCACACGCGCACCGTCTGAGGCTCCTGTCTGCTCGCGGACACCACCGGCACCGCCATCGGTTGCGGGGACGCCGTACCAGACATTCGCTAACAGGGATCCACACAGAAAGTCGGTGGTCACCGGGTTCCTAACAGGACGCGTCACCCGGCGATGGCCCCGCTTGCCCCACGATCAACAGGCAAGAGGTCACAACCTCACTCGGTCAACAAGCGGTGGCAAGCGGGCGCCGGAACCCCGGATTCTCGCCCAGCCGGCCGTGCCAAGCGAGCATCCCAAGGCCGTCACCAAGCTTGAATGTCGGTCAGCACCCGGGTGACGGTGATGCCGTAGCCGGTGAAGAACGCCTGCGCCCGCGTCCAGAACGCGGCCGCGGTTTCCTTGGTCTCGTCGGGGAGGATTTCGGTGTAGGCAAGTCGGGAGTGATCGTCGACGGCGTTGTGCAGGTAGCTGTAGCCGAGGTTGGCGCGGTTGCTGAGCTTGCGGGGCCGGGGCGGGATCGCGGTGGGCGTAGCTGTTGTGACCGCCGGCCGCGCGGCCGAGGACTTTGTGGCCGCCGCCGTCGGGGATGTTGCCGAGCTTCTTGATGTCGACGTGCACCAGGTCACCGGGTGCGGCGTGTTCGTAGCGGCGGATCGGACGGGCGGTGGCCCGATCCAGGTGTGCCAGCCGGGCCAGCCGGTAGCGGGTCAGGATTCGATGCACCGTGGAGGGGTTCAGGCCGAGCAGGTAGGCGATGCGGGCCGGTCCCCAGCGGCGGAGCACCCGTACTTTGATGACGCGCCGCTCGGTCCGGGTCGGGGTGCGGTTCGGGCTGGTGCGCGGCCGGCTGGGCTGATCCTGCATCCCGCCAGCGCCCTGGTTGCGGTAGCGGCGCGCCCCTCGGGCGGCGGTGGAGACCGACACCTGGAACCGCTCCGCGGCTCGCCGCAGCGGCCATTGATCGTCGACGACGCAGCGGGCCAGGCGCAGTCTCCCGGTCGGGGTCAGGGGTGCGTTAGCGTGGGTCACGAGGGCCTCCAGGTCACCGGTGCAGATGTCGCAATCCACACCGAACCCGGAGGCCCTCCCTCACGCCAAGATCATCCGATCACGTGTCGCCACGATCGCAACCTCCCCGGACAGAACAGCTAGCAGTCCCGCAGTTCCGGGCTCTGGTTGAGCAGCTGGCCGCGCGGCGAGACGAACGCGCGGTAGCGGTCGCCGTCCACTGTGCCGTCTTCGGACTTCTTGAACACGGCGACCCGGTGGCAGTTCTGGAACGCCAGCTTGACGCCGAAGTGCCGCTCGAGGCCGCCGCGGATCGCGTCCGAGGCCAGTGCCCGCAGCAGCTGCCCGCGGGCGGCCTCGCTCGGCGGCGGCGTCTCGTTGTCGGCGAAGCCGTCCGCGGCGCCCTCGGCGTCGGCGATGACGCCGGTGATGACCTCCCAGGCGTACGGCAGGGATTCCTTGACGCAGGTGACGAACTCGGCGTCGGTGACCTCCCCGCGCTCGGCCTTCTCCAGCAACGCGGGTGACACGTCCAGGGACATCGAACCTCCAGTTTGAGCAGGGCCACCCTCTTGGCTACCGGCCGGGTCGCCCCGCCACAAGAGAAAACGATGATCATCACCACTTTGGCGGAGGCGGTCGTCACTCCCAGCGGAAGAGCTTGGCCGCCAGTGCCGTGCCGAACACGGCGAAGCCGGCCAGCACGACCAGCTGCAGCGGCTGCACGCCGGTGCCGACCCAGGCGTCCTGCAGCGCCTGCGAGCCCGGCGGGACGTAGTCGCCGATCCGGCGCAGGACCTCCGGCAGCAGCGGCCTCGGCAGGTAGACGCCGCCGAAGAACATGATCGGCACGAACGAGACCATCGCGAGCCCGCCCGCGCTCTTGGCCGTGCGGGCGATCGAGGCGGTGATCAGGCCCAGCGCGAACATCGAGACGACCCCGAGCACGAGTGTCAGGAGGAAGACCAGCGGGTGCTTCGGCATCGGGACGTCGTAGACCGCGTCGGCCAGGCCGAGGACGAGCCCGATGCCTGCCAGTGCGACCACCACGTGGATCAGCAGCTGAGCGCCCAGCAGGTTCGCCGGGTGCGCCGGCGTCGTGGCCAGGCGCCGCAGCACGCCCTGCTCGCGGTAGGTCGCGATGGCGCCCGGGATCGACTGCAGCGCGAGCGCCGCGAGGGTGACGACGATCAGCGATGGCACCCAGGCGTCGATGAACCGGTACCCACCGGCCGCCTCGCTGGGTTTCGTCATGCCGGGGATGGCACCGATGCCCAGCAGGAGACCGGACGGCAGCAGGAGGCCCACCACCGCCGTGAGCGGTGAGCGGAGGAAGAGTTTCGTTTCGGTGGCGGTGATCTTGGTGAAGGTGCTCATCGGGCGCTCCTGGTCAGCGAGACGAACGCGTCGTCCAAAGTGGATGCTCCGGCCGCGGCGCGGAGCTCGGTCGGGGTGCCGGTGGCGACCACGCGCCCGGCGTCGAAGATCGCGACGCGGTCGCAGAGCCGTTCGGCTTCGTCCATGAAGTGGGTGACGAGCAGGACCGTGACGCCGGTGGCGCGGACGCCTTCGACGAGCCGCCAGGTTTCGCGGCGGGCGTGCGGGTCGAGCCCGGTGGTCAGCTCGTCGAGGATCGCCAGCTCGGGCCGGCCGACCAGCGCCAGCGCGATCGAAACGCGCTGCTTCTGGCCGCCGGACAGCTTCCCGAAGAAGCTGCGGGCGTGGTCGCG
Protein-coding sequences here:
- a CDS encoding peptidylprolyl isomerase, coding for MKYVKATLHTNQGDIHLNLLPDHAPKTVANFVGLAEGTKEYTQPNAAGTNSGPFYDGSIFHRVIDGFMLQGGDPTGTGRGGPGYKFGDEFHPELQFSKPYLLAMANAGPGTNGSQFFITVAPTTHLNFRHTIFGEVADQESRNVVDAIARTSTGPADRPLTDIVIEKVTIDHEG
- a CDS encoding class E sortase; its protein translation is MPPREPVPPRQPPSPGRPATPPRGQVPPRTPRRGPQGQPPRRPQGPPPRRYTGPTPPPGANEETVIFAPVGKGGTATEEKPAPAELGKGGVAIRTAGEILITLGLVVLLFMVYELYVTDLFSAGKQSEASDQLDGEWAHDRTLHPELIDGKAFARIHIPTFGVDYNFTIQEGTDDAALEVGPGHYKGTALPGEPGNFAVAGHRVGKGAPFNDLDNLSSCDQIVIETSADFFIYKVLPYDDEMKDWAAGKGADPKCKGVSTLRDQNAEDGGAYSETFGRKVVLPSQGTAVNPVPYKAAEVLPKAQQAALLTLTTCHPQFSAKERLIITSVLTQQVPKSQVKNYGDLLSKIGEA
- a CDS encoding protein phosphatase, with translation MKTRQKDRSNRPPEDPWNEVGPWLWMGGHFRAGAEPVVVRREFDLVLSLYEREGHGPSLDIEHHFAEMPDGPLTEAQLADVERFAGLAAEAVRAGRRTLVRCHAGLNRSGLVVAQTLVELGLGVPAAIERVRQRRSPWALSNELFVQYLETGLPTARLLAGLDA
- a CDS encoding DUF2020 domain-containing protein, with amino-acid sequence MRRLVLLAPAVALLAGCSATIVTGTATPSPPSASPDSSNAGSLPPDPQPGATEDCPYLGSEFVAESNGQHVSKVRVSADQPHPACFFYRPDGKIQLTVRVYVGDAKTATALVNKAAPLDSSNPASDPSGWKGGYLSTDDGAVYAVAKGSAAVIASTNQKQSVKARTVVKKAIAALKL
- a CDS encoding PH domain-containing protein — protein: MDNYPTSWAPRQAVVVSAWAVTALLLAGVVTDALTGDRGGLVLFALAAVAVGAFAAHATIVRPRLAADAEGLVARTLGGTHRLPWAQTRTRLRTTRRLGRDGVTLEVEHEDELYVFGWLDLGEDPRDVLDVLSTLRS
- a CDS encoding SCO5389 family protein; this translates as MSLDVSPALLEKAERGEVTDAEFVTCVKESLPYAWEVITGVIADAEGAADGFADNETPPPSEAARGQLLRALASDAIRGGLERHFGVKLAFQNCHRVAVFKKSEDGTVDGDRYRAFVSPRGQLLNQSPELRDC
- a CDS encoding IS110 family transposase, which codes for MRVWLGIDVACRAAHQASLADERGRFAWSGRKFRTTVEDLHRLWAMLPAGVEPAAVTVIMEPTRNAWVPLAAWFRRQGATVVMVPPEQSADLRSYYAKHTKSDRLDSKILAKLPLLHPDGLHTAAGLGPGESLRRAVKLRSNLVKRRTSVLARLDALLELLGPSWHAALGADLANKTPLRFLAHYADPHQVRRLGRARLARFLHRHSRGSWGETQADGLLAAANETLALWADELDYPDLADDIAIEARLALHLTEEIKDLEERIKVLLARADPAGIVQSVPGVGPILAAQILGRLGDPSRFTSLAAIRSYAGLVPGLNSSGLSSHHSGPTKSGDACLREALFLAAQHARRTDPTLAAKYHRLMTVSGKHHNSALCHIATTLLTRIAACWRRGETYQLTDIDNAPISVVEARRLITDRYTVPAELRAARRATQQQKRTDRRHKESHSAPTNGPSTTQPTDTHAA
- the crgA gene encoding cell division protein CrgA is translated as MPKSKVRKKTAYTPPADRRTPVKVRAAGPTGLAWKIPMFGFMLLGLVWLLVNYIAGDKISWMADLGNWNFAGGFALMIAGLLMTMRWR
- a CDS encoding ABC transporter permease; protein product: MSTFTKITATETKLFLRSPLTAVVGLLLPSGLLLGIGAIPGMTKPSEAAGGYRFIDAWVPSLIVVTLAALALQSIPGAIATYREQGVLRRLATTPAHPANLLGAQLLIHVVVALAGIGLVLGLADAVYDVPMPKHPLVFLLTLVLGVVSMFALGLITASIARTAKSAGGLAMVSFVPIMFFGGVYLPRPLLPEVLRRIGDYVPPGSQALQDAWVGTGVQPLQLVVLAGFAVFGTALAAKLFRWE
- a CDS encoding rhomboid family intramembrane serine protease: MNQPPNPAAEQAALPGCWWHPNRPTGLSCSRCGRPACPDCLREAPVGFQCTDCVHSGGQEQRRQHRGYQEAGFGQRTVFGARLSQSVLVTQVILAVNVLVFLLTVVQAGSLNDNDLSSAFQHGALYGDATLGHGEWWRILTNGFLHYGPIHIAVNMFSLWMMGRSLEQVCGRGRYLALYFVSMLGASAAVLLFGNPSGYPGTAGASGALFGLMGAYAVTVLKLRLNPTGLIITLALNAFITFGIPGISIWAHAGGLVTGALVTVALLYAPEIGQVRWQAIGIAIVTVAIIGLIVYRGSQFPAESCQFVQFPFGRYYVCA
- a CDS encoding ABC transporter ATP-binding protein — encoded protein: MPLIEVTDLRKRYGTRVAVDGVSFTVERGEIFGILGTNGAGKTTTVECLQGLRQADGGTISVLGLDPATEHAALTRRVGVQLQESRLPAKLRVREALELFASFYPQPADIDVLLDQLDLRDHARSFFGKLSGGQKQRVSIALALVGRPELAILDELTTGLDPHARRETWRLVEGVRATGVTVLLVTHFMDEAERLCDRVAIFDAGRVVATGTPTELRAAAGASTLDDAFVSLTRSAR